A DNA window from Maribellus comscasis contains the following coding sequences:
- the rlmB gene encoding 23S rRNA (guanosine(2251)-2'-O)-methyltransferase RlmB has product MNKDEFVFGTRAVIEAIKTNRHIDKIFLKKGLKNELSQELFQLVREEQIPFQFVPLEKINRITRKNHQGVLALLSPIEYHNIETLLPGIYESGKDPLILILDQVTDVRNFGAMVRSAECAGVNAIVIPEKGTARIGADAVKTSAGAIHHVPICKVQGLAKTIEFLKNSGIKIVAATEKANTIYSDSKLNIPLAIVMGSEDTGISNPILQLTDEQLTIPILGKIESLNVSVAAAIIMYEVVRQRSQL; this is encoded by the coding sequence ATGAATAAAGATGAATTTGTTTTTGGAACCCGGGCGGTAATTGAAGCAATAAAAACCAATCGACACATTGACAAAATATTTTTAAAAAAAGGGCTGAAGAATGAGCTTTCGCAGGAGCTTTTTCAACTGGTAAGAGAAGAGCAGATTCCATTTCAGTTTGTGCCTCTGGAAAAAATAAACCGGATTACCAGAAAAAACCATCAAGGTGTTTTGGCACTTTTATCCCCAATTGAATACCATAATATCGAAACACTGTTACCCGGCATTTACGAATCGGGGAAAGATCCCCTAATTTTAATTCTCGACCAGGTGACCGATGTCCGAAACTTCGGGGCTATGGTGCGGTCGGCCGAATGTGCAGGAGTAAACGCAATTGTGATTCCGGAAAAGGGAACGGCAAGAATTGGAGCCGATGCGGTAAAAACATCAGCCGGAGCTATCCACCATGTACCAATTTGTAAAGTACAGGGATTGGCAAAAACAATCGAATTTCTCAAGAACTCAGGAATAAAGATTGTTGCTGCAACCGAAAAGGCGAATACGATATATTCTGATTCAAAACTAAATATACCCCTGGCTATTGTTATGGGCTCCGAAGACACCGGGATTTCAAATCCAATCCTGCAACTTACCGACGAACAGTTAACGATACCAATTTTAGGCAAAATTGAATCACTCAACGTTTCAGTTGCAGCAGCAATTATAATGTACGAAGTTGTTCGTCAACGGTCTCAACTATGA
- a CDS encoding Lrp/AsnC family transcriptional regulator, which translates to MTLRNNLDEVDLKILDIITRNARIPFKDVAKEVGISRAAVHQRVNRMIELEVITGSGYHINPKKVDFRTCTYIGIFLEKGGLFSEVVNRLKLIPEIVECHYTTGAYAIFIKVYAKDNEHLKTILSGEIQKIPGVASTETFISLEESFKRTIPVHS; encoded by the coding sequence ATGACACTGAGGAATAATTTGGACGAGGTTGATTTGAAGATATTGGATATAATCACCAGGAATGCGAGAATACCATTTAAAGATGTAGCCAAAGAAGTGGGGATATCAAGAGCTGCTGTTCATCAGCGCGTAAACAGAATGATTGAACTGGAGGTTATCACAGGCTCGGGGTATCATATAAATCCCAAAAAGGTTGATTTCAGAACCTGCACCTACATTGGAATTTTTTTGGAAAAGGGTGGACTTTTTTCGGAAGTCGTAAACCGGTTAAAATTGATTCCCGAGATTGTTGAATGTCATTATACCACTGGCGCATATGCCATTTTTATTAAGGTATATGCCAAAGACAACGAGCATTTAAAAACGATTTTGAGCGGAGAAATTCAAAAAATACCGGGTGTAGCCAGCACCGAGACTTTTATTTCTTTGGAAGAGTCATTTAAAAGAACTATCCCTGTTCATAGTTGA
- a CDS encoding ammonium transporter: protein MKNKVSWWLILGLLVIAALLGVVIPTGMGEQDYSNLVAGDTAWMLTATGLVLLMTPGLAFFYGGMVQPRNIISTMLQSFIAMGIVSVLWVIVGFSIAFGDSIGPEGFGLFGNPATFFMFRGVGGGTDPDLAPTFPLAVFAMFQLKFAIITPALITGSFAGRVRFRAYMLFMCLFVIFIYAPLAHWTWHPNGFLRNWGVLDFAGGTVVHMSAGFAALAGAMFLGRRKDAHKEFKPANIPYILLGAGMLWFGWFGFNAGSALAADSVAATALVNTNTASAAAMLTWIFFDAAKGKKPSAVGAAIGLVVGLVAITPAAGFVNVGSSIFIGVIAAIISNYAIALRTKSMLDDTLDVFPAHGMGGIVGMLATAVFANEVGLIHGHITTFLFHLLALVIVGVFTFGGSILMYKITDLIVPLRISPHGEKIGLDISQHDESYDFVYKEE from the coding sequence ATGAAAAACAAAGTTAGTTGGTGGCTAATTCTTGGCCTCCTCGTTATTGCTGCGCTCTTAGGCGTAGTAATTCCTACCGGTATGGGAGAACAAGACTATTCAAACCTGGTTGCGGGTGATACTGCCTGGATGTTAACCGCAACAGGTCTTGTGTTATTAATGACTCCGGGTCTCGCATTTTTTTATGGCGGCATGGTGCAACCCAGAAATATTATTTCTACCATGCTTCAAAGTTTTATAGCCATGGGTATTGTTAGCGTTTTATGGGTAATTGTGGGTTTTAGTATAGCTTTTGGCGACAGTATTGGCCCTGAAGGATTTGGTCTCTTTGGTAATCCTGCGACTTTCTTTATGTTTAGAGGAGTTGGCGGAGGAACCGATCCGGATCTGGCTCCCACATTTCCACTTGCAGTTTTTGCTATGTTTCAACTAAAATTTGCAATAATAACTCCGGCCTTAATTACTGGTTCTTTTGCAGGAAGGGTAAGATTCAGGGCTTATATGTTATTTATGTGTTTGTTTGTAATATTTATTTATGCGCCACTGGCACACTGGACCTGGCATCCAAATGGATTTCTCAGAAATTGGGGAGTACTTGATTTTGCAGGAGGCACTGTTGTACATATGTCGGCAGGTTTTGCAGCATTGGCCGGAGCCATGTTCTTGGGAAGGAGAAAAGATGCTCACAAAGAATTTAAGCCAGCCAATATCCCCTATATTTTGTTGGGGGCTGGTATGCTTTGGTTTGGTTGGTTCGGATTTAATGCCGGTTCTGCTCTTGCAGCTGACTCAGTTGCGGCAACAGCCCTGGTAAACACCAATACCGCGTCGGCTGCTGCCATGCTAACCTGGATATTTTTTGATGCTGCAAAAGGGAAAAAACCATCGGCCGTTGGTGCAGCTATTGGTTTGGTCGTAGGACTTGTGGCCATCACTCCGGCTGCAGGTTTTGTAAATGTTGGCTCAAGCATCTTTATTGGTGTTATCGCCGCGATAATTAGTAATTATGCTATCGCACTCAGAACTAAATCAATGCTGGACGATACACTCGATGTATTCCCGGCACACGGTATGGGCGGCATCGTCGGGATGTTGGCTACAGCAGTTTTTGCTAACGAAGTAGGCTTAATACACGGGCACATTACAACATTCCTGTTCCACCTGCTTGCGCTTGTTATAGTTGGCGTTTTTACTTTTGGAGGATCTATTTTAATGTATAAAATAACAGATTTAATCGTTCCGCTGAGAATCTCGCCTCATGGCGAAAAAATTGGCCTTGATATCAGCCAGCATGATGAATCTTATGATTTTGTTTATAAAGAAGAATAA
- a CDS encoding Lrp/AsnC family transcriptional regulator, whose product MNTKEYLEQAADIDELDEKILKLITKNARIPFLEVARECGVSGAAIHQRVQRLLNIGVVSGSEFVVNPQKLGYNTCAYMGIYLDKAKFHTQVVEALRNIPEVVECHYVTGQYAIFVKIQTKTNKHLKQLIDQELQDVEGIARTETFISLEMDFKRQVPIK is encoded by the coding sequence ATGAATACAAAAGAATACCTTGAGCAGGCGGCGGATATTGACGAACTGGATGAAAAGATTTTGAAGTTAATAACTAAAAATGCAAGAATTCCCTTTTTGGAGGTGGCAAGAGAATGTGGGGTTTCAGGTGCAGCTATTCACCAAAGAGTACAGCGGTTATTAAATATTGGGGTTGTTTCAGGGAGCGAATTTGTTGTTAATCCGCAGAAATTGGGATACAATACCTGTGCTTACATGGGAATTTATCTCGATAAGGCTAAGTTTCACACTCAGGTAGTTGAGGCATTACGTAATATTCCGGAAGTAGTGGAATGCCATTATGTAACGGGGCAATATGCCATATTTGTAAAAATTCAAACAAAAACAAATAAACATCTTAAACAGTTAATCGATCAGGAATTGCAAGATGTTGAAGGGATAGCACGAACAGAAACTTTTATTTCACTGGAAATGGATTTTAAAAGACAAGTTCCTATAAAATAA
- a CDS encoding mechanosensitive ion channel family protein — protein MRTVYKFLLDHLRDLEGLSFFAKPISVIVCIIIIVLAAGLAHLITRKILLQIVSRIAKRTKTTWDDILVKNKVFKGLAHLAPAFIFYFTSNFAYPVLHQELSELDPSVVEILSQDYYLSLAGILLKLTQVYFTLIIVFVSNSFLNAVLEIYDTTDYSHHRPIKGYIQLVKIFVFFMSGILIIAVLLEKDVTGLLAGLGAMAAVLLLVFKDTILGFVASIQLSANDMVKIGDWIEMKSRGADGTVIDITLNTVKVQNWDKTISTIPTYSLVAESFNNWKGMEESGGRRIKRSVNIDMASIRFCDTDMLNRFEKFEIIRDYVKQKESEITDYNTSKHISEEDVISRRRQTNVGIFRKYLEVYLHNHPMIRQDLTFLVRQLHPTSKGLPIEIYVFSKDIVWANYEAIQADIFDHILAVVPEFELKVFQEPTGADISRAISRI, from the coding sequence ATGAGAACTGTCTATAAATTTTTGTTGGATCATTTGAGAGACCTGGAAGGCCTAAGTTTTTTTGCCAAACCCATTTCGGTAATAGTCTGTATAATTATTATTGTTTTGGCCGCTGGTCTGGCGCATCTTATTACCCGTAAGATTTTATTGCAGATTGTATCCAGAATCGCAAAAAGAACAAAAACGACCTGGGATGACATTCTTGTAAAAAATAAGGTTTTCAAAGGATTGGCTCATTTGGCACCGGCTTTTATTTTTTATTTTACCTCTAATTTTGCCTATCCGGTGCTTCATCAGGAGTTAAGCGAGTTGGATCCATCGGTAGTTGAGATTCTTTCTCAGGATTATTATTTATCGCTGGCCGGAATATTGTTAAAATTAACGCAGGTTTATTTTACACTTATAATAGTTTTTGTGTCCAATTCGTTTTTAAATGCCGTTTTGGAAATTTACGATACAACCGATTATTCTCATCATCGCCCGATAAAAGGGTACATTCAACTGGTTAAGATTTTTGTGTTTTTTATGTCAGGGATCTTAATTATCGCCGTATTGTTGGAGAAAGACGTAACAGGCCTACTTGCCGGGCTTGGAGCTATGGCAGCTGTTTTACTGCTGGTTTTTAAAGATACCATTCTGGGCTTTGTGGCTTCTATACAACTTTCTGCAAACGATATGGTGAAAATAGGAGACTGGATTGAAATGAAAAGCCGGGGGGCAGATGGAACAGTGATTGATATCACGCTGAATACAGTAAAGGTGCAAAACTGGGATAAAACCATTTCAACGATTCCAACTTATTCTCTGGTCGCTGAGTCGTTTAATAATTGGAAAGGCATGGAGGAGTCGGGTGGAAGAAGGATAAAACGTTCTGTGAATATAGACATGGCAAGTATCAGGTTTTGTGATACAGATATGTTAAACCGCTTTGAAAAATTTGAAATAATTCGTGACTATGTCAAGCAAAAAGAAAGTGAAATAACAGATTACAACACCAGCAAGCATATCTCAGAGGAAGATGTTATTAGCCGGCGCCGTCAAACCAATGTCGGTATTTTTAGGAAATACTTGGAAGTGTATCTTCACAATCATCCGATGATTCGTCAGGACCTCACATTTTTGGTTCGGCAGCTGCACCCAACCAGTAAAGGATTGCCTATTGAGATTTATGTTTTTAGCAAGGATATTGTCTGGGCAAACTATGAGGCAATTCAGGCTGATATTTTTGATCATATTCTGGCTGTTGTTCCGGAGTTTGAACTCAAAGTTTTTCAGGAACCAACAGGAGCAGATATTTCAAGAGCGATTTCCAGGATCTAA
- a CDS encoding M64 family metallopeptidase, producing MKLKILLFILFVPCFTNAQVDYQKYFINKSFRFDFLLGGNNKEVTVFPQQMKQEPFWAGSKTNLIDPFNYGSYRFRIFDIKSDSLIFSKGFSTLFQEWQTTAEAKTTTKTFYQAAIFPFPKKNFRIDIDARQWDGTFKTLYSSEIAPDNYFIQKETPTSFEVFDVLKNGKSSQKVDLVILAEGYTKSEMNKFIEDAKRVSACLLDEEPFKSEKESFNIKAVFTPSVESGTDIPGEGVYHNTFFNSTFYTFDLPRYLTTSDMKTVYDAAAQVPYDQIYMLVNTERYGGGGFYNFITVCTADNALTKEVFVHEFGHGFAGLGDEYYTSTVAYEDFYNLETEPWEPNLTTLVDFDSKWKKLINKSTPIPTPRESKYRNTVGVYEGGGYLSKGIYSPHIDCRMKSNEAGKFCPVCSEAIKKVIEYYTE from the coding sequence ATGAAATTGAAGATTCTTCTTTTTATCCTGTTTGTTCCTTGTTTTACCAATGCGCAGGTAGATTATCAAAAATATTTTATAAATAAATCATTTCGTTTTGATTTTTTGCTGGGAGGAAATAACAAAGAAGTAACTGTTTTTCCCCAACAAATGAAACAGGAACCTTTTTGGGCAGGTTCAAAAACCAACTTAATTGATCCGTTTAACTATGGCTCTTATCGTTTCCGAATTTTTGATATCAAATCAGACAGCCTTATTTTCTCCAAAGGATTTAGTACGCTCTTCCAGGAGTGGCAAACAACAGCTGAGGCAAAAACTACAACAAAAACATTCTACCAGGCTGCCATATTTCCTTTTCCAAAGAAAAATTTCAGAATTGATATTGACGCAAGACAGTGGGATGGAACTTTTAAAACACTTTATTCGTCAGAAATCGCTCCCGACAACTATTTTATTCAGAAAGAAACGCCAACGTCTTTCGAAGTTTTTGATGTTTTAAAAAACGGAAAATCATCACAAAAAGTTGATCTGGTAATTCTCGCCGAAGGTTATACAAAAAGCGAAATGAACAAGTTTATTGAAGATGCGAAACGGGTAAGCGCCTGTCTTTTGGATGAAGAGCCGTTCAAATCAGAGAAAGAAAGCTTTAACATCAAAGCTGTTTTTACACCTTCGGTTGAATCAGGAACGGACATTCCCGGAGAAGGTGTTTATCATAACACCTTCTTTAATTCCACCTTCTACACATTTGATCTGCCAAGATACCTGACCACCAGCGATATGAAAACCGTTTATGATGCCGCCGCCCAGGTTCCCTACGATCAAATATACATGCTGGTGAATACTGAAAGATATGGCGGAGGCGGATTTTACAACTTTATTACCGTTTGCACAGCAGACAATGCATTAACAAAAGAAGTTTTTGTGCATGAATTTGGTCATGGCTTTGCTGGTCTGGGCGATGAATACTACACCTCAACAGTCGCATATGAAGATTTCTACAACCTTGAAACTGAACCCTGGGAACCGAACCTTACTACACTTGTTGATTTCGATTCGAAATGGAAAAAATTAATTAATAAATCAACACCGATACCTACCCCCAGAGAGTCAAAATACAGGAATACTGTAGGAGTTTATGAAGGAGGTGGATATTTGAGTAAAGGAATTTACAGCCCGCACATTGACTGCAGAATGAAAAGTAATGAAGCCGGAAAGTTCTGCCCCGTTTGTTCTGAAGCGATAAAAAAAGTGATTGAGTATTACACCGAATAA
- a CDS encoding DUF6249 domain-containing protein, whose translation MEGIFVPIGFFLALFAILYVYWTTRTKERLALIDKGADASIFKGGESKYALLKWGIFMIALAVGVITGYALSGVIDEVAAFFTMILFCGGLGLIVAYLVTSALLKKE comes from the coding sequence ATGGAAGGAATATTTGTACCAATAGGATTTTTTCTGGCACTGTTTGCCATTTTGTATGTGTACTGGACTACAAGGACAAAAGAACGTCTGGCTTTAATTGACAAAGGGGCAGATGCCAGTATTTTTAAGGGCGGTGAATCAAAATACGCGTTGTTAAAATGGGGTATATTTATGATTGCTCTTGCCGTAGGTGTAATTACCGGCTACGCTTTGTCAGGGGTAATTGACGAAGTTGCAGCATTTTTTACAATGATACTGTTTTGCGGAGGTTTGGGCTTAATTGTTGCATACCTTGTAACCAGTGCGTTGTTAAAGAAAGAGTAA
- a CDS encoding RNA polymerase sigma factor, with translation MESKHDIYYIEKVKNGQTQYYSYIVEKYKDIVFSIALKVLKNREDAEEMAQESFIKAFKSLHTFKGKAKFSTWLYRITYNNCISEVRKRKIHFASTDDIEIKDDDSDFNLDGLPEENREKYIKAALEKLPEDEYTLVLLYYFEDQSIEEISKVTRISESNAKVKLFRARKKLYTILNDMLKEEIYTIL, from the coding sequence ATGGAAAGTAAACACGATATTTACTATATTGAAAAGGTAAAAAACGGGCAAACCCAATATTACTCTTATATTGTTGAAAAATATAAGGATATTGTTTTTTCCATTGCACTGAAAGTTCTTAAAAATCGTGAAGATGCCGAAGAAATGGCACAGGAAAGTTTTATAAAAGCTTTTAAATCGTTGCATACGTTTAAAGGAAAAGCAAAGTTTTCTACCTGGCTCTACCGGATCACTTATAATAATTGCATATCGGAGGTCAGGAAAAGGAAAATACATTTTGCTTCCACCGACGATATTGAAATTAAAGACGATGACAGTGATTTCAACCTTGACGGACTTCCCGAAGAAAACAGGGAAAAATACATAAAAGCCGCGTTGGAAAAACTTCCCGAAGATGAATATACACTTGTTTTACTTTACTATTTTGAAGACCAAAGTATTGAGGAAATTAGCAAAGTGACTCGTATTTCGGAAAGTAATGCGAAAGTAAAATTGTTCAGAGCAAGAAAAAAGCTTTATACAATTTTGAATGACATGTTAAAAGAAGAAATTTATACGATATTATGA
- a CDS encoding lysoplasmalogenase codes for MRKILFHVIFFIIIAGDLSGKWFQLEKLDYIFKPLIMVWIAGFFLLYSRNVDRKVVQFAVFAFLFSWFGDILLMFGNDRFLFFVLGLAAFLIAQIIYISLFLHTINLSGKKPFLKKRPFWLIAYIAYGLIIYILLFEQLDAILRVAVFVYMLALLGMSVMALNRFGNGHPVSFSLVFSGSVLFVLSDTMIAINKFLVTIPYEGIFIMVTYIGAQYLIMTGLLKQYE; via the coding sequence ATGAGAAAAATTCTCTTTCATGTCATCTTCTTCATAATTATCGCAGGAGATCTGAGCGGAAAGTGGTTTCAACTTGAGAAATTGGATTATATTTTCAAACCTCTGATTATGGTTTGGATTGCCGGATTCTTTCTTCTTTACAGCCGCAATGTTGACAGAAAAGTGGTGCAATTTGCAGTTTTTGCTTTTTTATTTTCATGGTTTGGCGATATTCTGCTGATGTTTGGCAACGACAGATTCTTGTTTTTTGTTCTCGGCCTGGCAGCTTTTCTGATAGCTCAAATTATATACATAAGTCTGTTTTTGCATACAATCAATCTTTCAGGTAAAAAGCCTTTTTTAAAGAAAAGACCATTTTGGCTGATTGCTTATATTGCTTACGGACTTATAATCTATATTTTATTGTTTGAGCAGTTGGATGCGATTTTGAGAGTGGCTGTTTTTGTTTATATGCTTGCTCTTTTGGGAATGTCGGTGATGGCATTAAACCGTTTTGGAAATGGGCATCCTGTCAGTTTTAGTTTGGTTTTTTCCGGTTCGGTTTTATTTGTTTTGTCCGATACTATGATTGCGATAAATAAGTTTCTTGTGACAATCCCCTATGAAGGGATTTTTATAATGGTGACTTACATCGGAGCACAGTATCTGATAATGACCGGACTTTTGAAACAATATGAATAA
- the rfaD gene encoding ADP-glyceromanno-heptose 6-epimerase, with protein sequence MIVITGAAGFIGSYLVGKLNQAGYNDLILVDRMDDPLKDLNILQKKYRKFIDRDNFFKWLIKHSSEVDFIFHLGARTDTVGQEPELYQQLNVIYSQRLWNICAEIQVPLLYASSAATYGNAEDGFSDSHLRIPNLRPLNLYGWSKHDFDVWALKQTHTPPFWAGMKFFNVYGPNEYHKKRMASVVLHAYQKIRETGKMKLFRSHHKDYRDGEQLRDFVYVDDIADVMIHFMETQENPGIYNVGTGHARTFLDLTRSVFDSMKLNPEISFIDTPVELRGRYQYFTEADIHKLREIGYTKAFTELEEGVENYVGKYLLADTCY encoded by the coding sequence ATGATAGTTATTACAGGAGCAGCCGGATTTATCGGCAGTTATTTAGTTGGGAAGCTCAATCAGGCAGGTTACAACGACCTTATTTTGGTTGACAGAATGGATGACCCTCTAAAAGATTTAAATATTCTTCAGAAGAAGTATCGGAAATTTATAGACCGTGACAACTTTTTTAAATGGTTGATAAAACATTCTTCAGAAGTGGATTTTATATTCCATTTGGGAGCCAGAACCGATACAGTGGGGCAGGAGCCTGAGTTATACCAACAGTTGAATGTTATTTATTCGCAGCGGCTCTGGAATATATGTGCAGAGATTCAGGTGCCGCTTTTGTATGCTTCTTCAGCTGCAACTTACGGAAATGCCGAAGATGGTTTTTCTGATTCACATTTAAGGATTCCTAATCTTCGTCCGCTAAATTTATATGGCTGGTCGAAGCACGATTTTGACGTGTGGGCTTTAAAACAAACACACACTCCTCCTTTCTGGGCAGGGATGAAATTTTTTAATGTTTATGGCCCCAATGAATATCATAAAAAGCGGATGGCTTCTGTTGTTTTGCATGCATATCAAAAGATTAGGGAAACCGGGAAAATGAAATTGTTCCGCTCGCATCATAAAGATTACAGAGATGGTGAGCAGCTTCGCGATTTTGTATACGTAGATGATATTGCGGATGTAATGATTCATTTTATGGAGACACAGGAAAATCCCGGAATTTATAATGTTGGAACAGGTCATGCACGCACTTTCCTTGATTTAACGCGTTCTGTTTTTGATAGTATGAAATTGAACCCTGAAATTTCATTTATTGACACTCCTGTTGAGTTGCGGGGAAGATACCAGTATTTCACTGAAGCTGATATTCATAAACTCAGGGAAATTGGCTATACAAAAGCATTTACAGAGCTGGAGGAAGGTGTGGAGAATTATGTCGGGAAGTATTTGCTGGCCGATACATGTTATTAA
- the mqnB gene encoding futalosine hydrolase, with product MKILIVAATWMEVKLLIDEFDFVAEKTHFLYEYQLAGNRIDVLIAGIGTTFATFHLTTTLQKTSYHLVLNVGVAASFTNDLKIGEVVNVISEEFADLGVEEKRQFLTLFESGFMEGNEFPFENGILKATPSNGLMNLNKVRGITANKSHGENSSIAALKAKFSAHVESTEGAAVLYVCIWYGIPCYEIRAISNYVAPREVAQWNIPLALENLKTSVLEVLTKVTIAVH from the coding sequence ATGAAGATTTTAATTGTAGCGGCTACCTGGATGGAGGTAAAATTGTTAATCGATGAATTCGATTTTGTAGCAGAGAAAACTCACTTTTTATATGAATATCAACTGGCAGGAAATAGAATTGATGTATTGATTGCCGGCATTGGAACAACCTTTGCAACTTTTCATTTAACAACCACATTGCAGAAAACCAGTTATCATTTGGTTTTGAACGTTGGCGTTGCTGCAAGTTTTACAAACGATTTAAAAATAGGAGAGGTTGTAAATGTAATTTCGGAAGAATTCGCCGACCTCGGAGTTGAGGAGAAGAGACAGTTTTTGACTCTTTTTGAGTCGGGATTTATGGAAGGAAATGAGTTTCCTTTTGAAAATGGGATTTTAAAAGCAACTCCTTCCAATGGATTGATGAACCTTAATAAAGTACGTGGAATTACAGCAAATAAGAGTCATGGAGAAAATTCGAGTATAGCAGCCTTAAAGGCAAAATTCTCGGCTCATGTCGAGTCAACAGAAGGAGCAGCAGTTCTGTATGTTTGTATTTGGTACGGAATTCCGTGTTATGAAATAAGAGCCATCTCAAACTATGTAGCACCCCGGGAAGTTGCTCAATGGAATATACCTCTTGCTTTGGAAAATCTAAAAACATCAGTTTTGGAAGTTTTGACGAAAGTCACTATTGCAGTTCACTGA
- the folE gene encoding GTP cyclohydrolase I FolE translates to MCSPKIDTSNGYEKIENFDETITKELSKNYKNILSLIGEDIFREGLDKTPERVAKSMQFLLQGYKTDPVEILKSAMFKEDYRQMVIVKDIEIYSMCEHHLLPFFGKAHVAYIPNGTITGLSKIARVVDVFSRRLQVQERLTSQIKDCIQDTLKPLGVAVVIEAQHLCMQMRGIQKQHSITTTSDFTGAFQKEATRGEFIKLISTKFS, encoded by the coding sequence ATGTGTTCGCCTAAAATTGATACTTCTAACGGCTACGAAAAGATTGAAAATTTTGATGAAACCATCACCAAAGAACTTTCAAAAAACTACAAGAATATACTTTCATTAATTGGTGAAGATATTTTTAGAGAAGGTTTGGATAAAACTCCGGAGCGAGTAGCAAAATCAATGCAGTTTTTATTACAGGGATACAAAACCGATCCGGTTGAAATCTTAAAATCGGCGATGTTTAAAGAAGACTACCGGCAAATGGTAATTGTAAAAGATATTGAAATATATTCCATGTGCGAACACCACCTTTTACCTTTTTTTGGGAAAGCACATGTAGCATATATTCCTAACGGAACAATTACCGGCTTGAGTAAAATTGCACGTGTTGTCGACGTTTTTTCACGCCGGCTACAAGTACAGGAACGGTTAACCTCGCAGATAAAGGACTGTATTCAGGACACATTGAAACCCCTTGGAGTAGCTGTTGTAATTGAGGCACAACATCTCTGCATGCAAATGCGGGGGATACAAAAACAACACTCTATTACCACAACATCTGATTTTACGGGTGCATTTCAAAAAGAAGCGACCCGCGGTGAATTTATAAAACTGATTAGCACAAAATTTAGTTAA